The following are encoded together in the Tripterygium wilfordii isolate XIE 37 chromosome 3, ASM1340144v1, whole genome shotgun sequence genome:
- the LOC119985427 gene encoding iridoid oxidase-like → MVCLCSWFVWSTILIPAAAAALILFHRRKSRPPGPPGWPIFGNIFDLGSVPHRTLYNLRLKYGPVIWLKLGSMNTMVVQSAAAAAELFKNHDQAFCDRKCFVALTAHNYNQGSLGVCQFGPHWRLLRRLCTMELLGTKRINETAHLRRKCVDNLIRNIEEDAAAARARGETGEVNLAHSLFLMSFNLIGNLVLSRDLFSSSSKGGHDFFVAMNAFMECAVKPNLSDFLPFLKRLDPQGIMKNMEQHLGRAVNMVERFVEERMEEYKSGRENKKQDFLDVLLENGGDGKDKISGHSLVILVLEMFFAGSETTSSVVEWAMTHLLCKPESMKRVKTEVLQVVGPNRKVEEKDMDELPYLQAVIKETLRLHPAIPLLIPRSCREDTSYMGYQIPKDTAVFVNAWAIGRDPDCWEDPLCFKPERFLGSKIDYKGQNFELIPFGSGRRICVGMSLAQQEIQLALASLLHCFDWELGTNLSPESVDMSEWSGLAARKFIPLKLIPKKRIM, encoded by the exons ATGGTTTGCCTCTGTAGTTGGTTTGTTTGGTCAACCATTCTCAtaccagcagcagcagcagctttgATTCTGTTCCACCGGAGAAAATCCAGGCCACCAGGACCACCAGGATGGCCTATCTTTGGGAACATTTTCGATCTTGGATCCGTACCTCATCGGACTTTGTACAATCTCCGATTGAAGTACGGACCAGTAATTTGGTTAAAACTGGGGTCCATGAACACCATGGTGGTTcaatcagcagcagcagctgcagAGCTATTCAAGAATCATGACCAAGCATTCTGCGACCGCAAGTGTTTTGTCGCACTCACAGCTCATAATTACAACCAAGGATCACTTGGAGTTTGCCAGTTTGGCCCTCACTGGCGTCTCCTTCGACGTCTATGCACCATGGAGTTACTAGGCACCAAAAGAATCAACGAGACTGCTCATCTCAGGCGAAAGTGCGTCGACAACTTGATACGAAACATCGAAGAGGACGCAGCAGCAGCGCGAGCACGAGGAGAAACAGGGGAGGTGAATTTGGCTCACTCCTTATTTCTCATGTCGTTTAATCTGATTGGCAACCTTGTGCTTTCACGCGATCTTTTCAGCTCATCGTCGAAAGGAGGACATGATTTCTTTGTTGCAATGAACGCGTTCATGGAGTGTGCTGTGAAGCCGAATTTGTCAGATTTCCTACCATTCCTGAAACGGCTGGATCCACAGGGGATCATGAAAAATATGGAACAACATTTGGGACGAGCCGTAAACATGGTAGAACGGTTTGTTGAGGAAAGGATGGAGGAATACAAATCAGGTAGAGAGAATAAGAAGCAGGATTTCTTGGATGTGCTGCTGGAGAATGGAGGAGATGGAAAAGATAAGATCTCCGGTCACAGCCTCGTCATACTTGTACTG GAAATGTTTTTCGCTGGGTCGGAGACTACAAGTAGTGTGGTCGAATGGGCAATGACACATCTACTATGCAAGCCGGAATCAATGAAGAGAGTCAAAACAGAGGTCCTGCAAGTTGTTGGACCAAATAGAAAGGTTGAGGAGAAAGACATGGATGAACTGCCATATTTGCAGGCAGTAATCAAGGAAACACTAAGGCTGCATCCTGCAATTCCATTGCTGATTCCACGAAGTTGCAGAGAAGACACCAGTTATATGGGTTATCAAATACCGAAAGATACAGCGGTATTTGTCAATGCATGGGCAATCGGAAGAGACCCGGATTGTTGGGAGGATCCACTGTGTTTCAAGCCGGAGAGATTCTTAGGTTCCAAAATTGATTACAAGGGACAGAATTTTGAGCTGATTCCATTTGGGTCAGGAAGAAGAATATGTGTTGGCATGTCATTAGCTCAACAGGAAATTCAACTCGCTCTGGCATCGTTGCTTCACTGTTTTGACTGGGAGCTCGGCACCAATTTGAGTCCAGAATCAGTGGACATGAGTGAATGGTCAGGGTTGGCTGCGAGAAAATTCATTCCCTTGAAGCTAATACCAAAGAAACGAATCATGTGA
- the LOC119995641 gene encoding probable terpene synthase 6 produces the protein MTVLYWNPPPHSYVKINCDGSVLGHNGDAGGGCLLRDHNGQFVAGLSNYYGAYSITWTEMKAIYDGICLAKSLGFNHIQVESDSLVAINILSSIYHCSWKVIYIKRQIEESYGSMDIQFKHIFREINGCADFLATKASQGKQSSYFYRYNDLPAQVKGFCLPFWFVIVMVYSPHCEPPEKGYSSPHEINFPKLNSPPGLGPGPGPGPVSPSPSGSETGILESQGARMGTGMGFGDGDEDANAQLASENPRPSANFLPPIWGHVYFASLPSNDAEFESCTKQIEDLKIRVKEMLTDSTSNPVEIVRLIHLLCRLGLSYHFESEIEDHLQQYFDHTMAKLVEMNNYNLETVALVFRVFRQYGYKVSCDVFNMYKENSTGEFKESLVNDVKGMLSLYEAAHLRMHGEAILDEALAYTTTFLLKLVANQSDDRLAKHIQYALVYPFHKSSERLAVRQYIDSYEEDESCNEMLLKFAKLDFNRLQLLHRKELTHVAWWYKEIDFTSNFAYARERIAENHLWLLGTHFEPQYTKSRIFVNKVITLVTVLDDIYDVYGSIEEVRLLTDAIQRWEIGAIDQLPDYMKIIYSIVLDVYHGFENELKKEGRSHLVSYAKDAMKELVRGDHLEAEWFHKRCVPPFDEYMETGLITITFRALLAPSFLGIDSVGADAFEWLKNSKILRASQAIGRLMNDTATRKVEQKLGHSASSLQCYMNENGVSEEEAIKYIREEVIESAWKDINEEQMRPNIVVPRELLMLVVNLARVAQSFYNVNDVYTNTTYSKEYVKTTFVEPFPI, from the exons ATGACTGTTTTATATTGGAACCCTCCTCCTCATTCTTATGTGAAAATAAACTGTGATGGTAGTGTGCTTGGTCACAATGGTGATGCTGGTGGGGGGTGTTTGTTGAGAGATCACAATGGTCAATTTGTGGCTGGTTTATCTAATTATTATGGTGCTTACTCTATTACTTGGACCGAAATGAAGGCTATTTATGATGGCATCTGCCTTGCTAAATCCCTAGGATTTAATCATATCCAGGTCGAATCTGACTCTTTGGTTGCTATTAACATTCTGTCATCTATCTATCATTGTTCTTGGAaagttatttatattaaaagacaGATTGAAGAAAGTTATGGATCTATGGATATCCAGTTTAAGCACATCTTCAGGGAAATCAATGGTTGTGCAGATTTTCTAGCCACAAAAGCTTCACAAGGTAAGCAATCTAGCTACTTCTACAGATACAACGACCTTCCAGCTCAAGTTAAAG GCTTTTGTCTACCCTTTTGGTTTGTTATTGTTATG GTTTACTCCCCCCATTGTGAGCCACCGGAGAAGGGCTATTCTTCTCCTCATGAAATAAATTTTCcg aaattgaactcCCCGCCGGGTCTGGGTCCGGGTCCCGGTCCCGGTCCGGTATCCCCATCCCCGTCGGGGTCGGAGACGGGGATCCTTGAATCTCAAGGGGCGAGGATGGGGACAGGGATGGGGTTCGGGGACGGGGATGAGGATG CAAATGCTCAGCTGGCCTCGGAGAACCCACGCCCGTCGGCCAATTTTCTCCCACCTATTTGGGGTCATGTTTATTTTGCATCACTTCCCTCAAATGATGCG GAATTTGAATCATGTACAAAGCAAATAGAAGACTTGAAAATCCGAGTGAAAGAAATGCTAACAGACTCTACCAGCAATCCAGTGGAGATAGTCAGACTGATTCATTTGTTATGCCGTCTTGGTTTATCATATCACTTTGAGAGTGAGATTGAAGACCATCTCCAACAATATTTTGACCACACCATGGCTAAGCTTGTTGAGATGAATAACTACAACCTAGAGACGGTTGCACTTGTATTCCGAGTATTTAGACAATATGGCTACAAAGTGTCTTGTG ATGTTTTCAACATGTACAAGGAAAATAGTACTGGTGAGTTCAAGGAGAGCCTAGTCAATGATGTCAAGGGCATGCTAAGCTTGTACGAGGCTGCCCATTTAAGGATGCATGGGGAGGCTATTTTAGATGAAGCTCTTGCTTACACAACTACTTTCCTCCTTAAGTTGGTCGCAAATCAAAGTGATGACCGCCTCGCCAAACATATACAATATGCCTTGGTGTATCCTTTTCACAAGAGCAGTGAAAGATTGGCTGTGAGGCAGTACATAGATTCTTATGAAGAGGATGAGTCTTGCAATGAGATGCTGCTCAAGTTTGCAAAACTGGATTTTAATCGACTACAGCTCTTGCATCGAAAAGAGCTGACCCATGTCGCATG GTGGTACAAGGAAATTGATTTTACTTCAAATTTTGCTTATGCAAGAGaaagaattgcagaaaaccATTTGTGGCTTCTTGGAACTCACTTTGAGCCACAATACACAAAGTCACGAATATTTGTCAACAAAGTCATAACCCTCGTCACGGTTTTAGATGACATATATGATGTATATGGTTCAATTGAAGAAGTCAGATTATTGACAGATGCAATACAGAG GTGGGAAATTGGCGCAATTGATCAACTTCCAGACTACATGAAAATTATCTATAGCATTGTGTTGGATGTTTATCATGGATTTGAGAATGagttgaaaaaagaaggaagatctcACTTGGTCTCTTATGCCAAGGATGCC ATGAAAGAATTGGTGAGAGGCGACCATCTCGAGGCTGAGTGGTTCCATAAACGCTGTGTTCCTCCATTTGACGAATATATGGAAACTGGATTAATCAcgatcacgtttcgtgcattgcTGGCACCTTCTTTTCTAGGAATCGACAGTGTAGGGGCAGATGCATTTGAATGGCTGAAAAATAGTAAGATTCTTAGAGCTTCACAAGCAATTGGTCGCCTCATGAACGACACAGCAACACGCAAG GTGGAGCAAAAGTTGGGACATTCTGCCTCCAGCTTACAGTGCTATATGAATGAAAATGGCGTCTCTGAGGAAGAAGCAATCAAATATATCAGGGAAGAAGTGATTGAGAGTGCGTGGAAGGATATAAATGAAGAACAGATGAGGCCAAATATCGTCGTCCCAAGGGAGCTTCTGATGCTTGTTGTTAACCTTGCACGCGTAGCACAATCGTTTTATAATGTTAACGACGTATACACAAACACAACATATTCAAAGGAATATGTCAAGACCACCTTCGTTGAGCCATTTCCCATATGA
- the LOC119995644 gene encoding (-)-kolavenyl diphosphate synthase TPS28, chloroplastic-like: MELLYFLNGAAECLAMVEDECLAMDEDIIKLSNIVHVQMKELVNGVKSFLGSMEDGDMSISAYDTAWVALIQDTNQTGSTPQFPCCLDWIAHNQLSDGSWGDPRYFLLCDRILNTLACVIALKTWNIHPHKCQRGISFLNEKMSMLEKENEEHFLGGFEIVFPSILEMARKLGIQLPDDHHTCSALQNIIFKRNLKLTRISKEGIYNVPTTVLFSLEGLQDMDLDWEKILKMQSKDGSFLSSPSSTAYAYLQTKDQNCFKYLNKVVQRFNGAAPTMYPVDLYERLWTVDRLERLGITRFFKREIEEYMNHVHRCWTEDGISWSSNFRLHDIDDTSMGFYLLRLYGYEVSPDAFGYSTEGKEFRCYLGQWNEAISVMFNLYRASQMLFSGEKILQEAKKFASKFLSRKREANRFLDKWIILKDLAGEIGLALDVPWYASLPRVQARFYVDQYGAGDVVHIGKTLFREPFIDNDMYLHLAKLDYNYCQSLHQIEWNNIQKWYEGFKLGDLGVSTRSLLCAYFMCAASIFEPERRRERLAWAKTAILVETIASYFDKADNSTKQRMSFLREFQKCKSSRQDTKGIRLETNDTTQLILIWKLLETLDQFSLDALEAYDQDITHHLYHSWEKWLLTWQERVGRGEEAELMVQTINLMAGHKVSEESSKHGPFYERLFNLVNKICCQLYNHRQSKYKQEETHDNGRDPAIIVTSEIEQDMQQLVQMVLNHHDGINFNMKQVFLLVTKTFYCNGFIHPKILDSHIAKVLFERVD; this comes from the exons ATGGAGCTCCTGTATTTTCTTAATGGTGCTGCAGAATGCTTGGCCATGGTTGAGGATG AATGCTTGGCCATGGATGAGGATA TAATTAAATTGTCAAATATTGTACATGTACAGATGAAAGAGCTAGTGAATGGCGTGAAATCGTTTTTGGGTTCAATGGAAGATGGAGATATGAGCATTTCAGCTTATGACACAGCTTGGGTTGCCCTAATACAAGACACCAACCAAACTGGAAGTACTCCACAGTTTCCATGTTGTTTAGATTGGATCGCCCATAATCAATTGTCGGATGGTTCATGGGGTGACCCTCGTTATTTCTTGTTGTGTGATCGGATCCTCAATACGTTAGCTTGCGTTATTGCTCTCAAGACGTGGAATATTCACCCTCACAAATGCCAAAGAG GAATATCATTTTTGAATGAGAAAATGAGTATGCTGGAGAAGGAGAATGAGGAGCACTTTCTTGGCGGCTTTGAGAttgttttcccttccattcttgAGATGGCTCGGAAATTAGGCATTCAACTTCCTGATGATCATCATACTTGTTCAGCCttgcaaaatatcatattcaagAGGAACCTGAAACTcacaag gaTATCAAAAGAAGGGATATACAATGTGCCCACAACAGTACTCTTCAGCTTGGAAGGACTGCAAGACATGGATTTGGACTGGGAAAAGATTCTGAAGATGCAGAGCAAAGATGGGTCATTCTTGTCCTCCCCATCCTCCACTGCTTATGCATATTTGCAAACTAAAGACCAAAACTGCTTCAAATATCTAAACAAGGTCGTCCAAAGATTCAACGGCGCAG CCCCGACGATGTATCCAGTGGACTTGTACGAACGATTGTGGACTGTAGATCGCTTGGAGCGCCTAGGAATCACTAGATTTTTCAAGCGAGAGATTGAAGAATATATGAATCATGTCCACAG GTGTTGGACTGAGGATGGAATATCCTGGTCAAGCAATTTCCGACTTCACGATATTGATGATACATCTATGGGATTCTACTTGCTTAGATTGTATGGTTATGAAGTTTCTCCAG ATGCATTTGGGTATTCAACGGAAGGGAAGGAATTCAGATGCTATTTAGGACAGTGGAATGAGGCAATCAGTGTAATGTTTAACTTGTACAGGGCTTCCCAAATGTTATTTTCGGGAGAGAAAATTCTACAAGAAGCGAAGAAGTTCGCATCCAAATTCTTGAGCAGAAAACGAGAAGCTAATCGATTCCTTGATAAATGGATTATCCTTAAGGACTTAGCTGGTGAG ATTGGATTGGCATTGGACGTTCCATGGTACGCAAGCTTGCCTCGAGTACAAGCGAGATTCTATGTGGACCAATATGGGGCTGGAGATGTTGTACATATTGGCAAGACTCTTTTcag GGAGCCCTTCATTGACAATGACATGTACCTACATCTTGCAAAGCTTGATTACAACTATTGCCAGTCATTGCATCAAATCGAATGGAACAATATCCAAAA GTGGTATGAAGGATTTAAATTAGGAGACTTAGGGGTAAGCACAAGAAGTCTTCTTTGTGCATATTTTATGTGTGCAGCCAGTATTTTTGAGCCAGAAAGGAGGCGAGAGCGACTCGCTTGGGCTAAGACTGCAATTTTGGTGGAAACCATTGCATCTTATTTTGATAAGGCAGACAACTCAACAAAGCAAAGGATGTCCTTTCTTAGGGAATTCCAAAAATGTAAGAGTTCAAGGCAAGACACTAAAGGGATCAG GTTGGAGACAAACGATACTACACAATTAATACTTATCTGGAAGCTACTTGAAACCCTAGATCAGTTTTCTCTGGATGCATTGGAGGCTTATGATCAAGACATTACTCACCATCTCTATCATTCT tggGAAAAATGGTTGCTGACATGGCAAGAACGAGTGGGACGAGGAGAAGAAGCAGAACTAATGGTGCAAACGATAAATCTCATGGCCGGACATAAGGTCTCAGAGGAAAGTTCAAAGCATGGTCCTTTTTACGAACGACTCTTCAACCTTGTTAACAAAATTTGCTGTCAACTATACAATCATCGGCAATCCAAGTACAAGCAAGAAGAG ACACATGACAATGGTAGAGACCCTGCTATCATCGTAACGTCCGAAATAGAGCAAGACATGCAACAACTTGTGCAGATGGTACTCAATCATCATGATggcatcaacttcaatatgaaGCAAGTGTTTCTCTTGGTCACAAAGACCTTCTATTGCAATGGCTTTATTCATCCAAAGATTCTGGATTCCCACATTGCTAAAGTACTCTTTGAGAGAGTTGATTAA
- the LOC119989373 gene encoding (+)-neomenthol dehydrogenase-like yields the protein MAETTKRYAVVTGSYRGVGFGIVKLLASEGITVVLTSRDEKRGLERMEKLKEEEDSTLSQNIVLHQLDVTDPASISSLADFIKSKFGKLDILVNNACCGGVRIVGNPSPFPNESPDPMYVDWSKIIETYELAEECIDTNYYGAKRMVEALIPLLQLSDSPRIVNVSSIGGMLQYMTNTWALEIFGDVENLTEERVEDVLRVFLKDFENGLPKINGWPVRPSAAKISKTALNAYTRILANKYPTNFCINCVCPGPVKTDRSFYPLKRTIEEGAQGPVKLALLPNGGPSGLFFTEKGLSTF from the exons ATGGCGGAAACAACAAAAAG GTATGCAGTTGTGACTGGTTCATATAGAGGAGTTGGATTTGGAATAGTTAAGTTGTTAGCTTCAGAGGGTATCACAGTGGTTTTAACAAGCAGAGATGAGAAGAGAGGACTTGAAAGAATGGAGAAGctcaaggaggaagaggacTCTACCCTCTCTCAAAACATTGTCCTTCATCAGCTTGATGTTACAGACCCAGCTAGTATTTCTTCTTTGGCTGATTTTATCAAATCCAAATTCGGAAAGCTTGATATCTTG gtGAACAATGCATGTTGTGGTGGAGTTAGGATCGTGGGTAATCCTAGTCCGTTTCCTAATGag TCACCGGATCCTATGTATGTAGATTGGAGTAAAATAATTGAAACATATGAGTTAGCTGAAGAATGCATTGACACCAACTATTATGGTGCCAAAAGAATGGTTGAGGCACTCATTCCCCTTCTCCAGCTATCTGATTCACCAAGGATTGTTAATGTTTCTTCCATTGGAGGCATGCTTCAG TATATGACAAACACTTGGGCTCTAGAAATATTCGGAGACGTTGAAAACCTTACAGAAGAAAGAGTAGAAGATGTATTGAGGGTGTTTCTTAAGGATTTTGAGAACGGTCTACCAAAAATCAATGGCTGGCCAGTTAGACCGTCTGCAGCTAAAATATCCAAAACAGCTCTGAATGCCTACACAAGAATTTTGGCCAACAAGTATCCAACTAATTTCTGTATCAATTGTGTGTGTCCTGGACCTGTGAAGACTGATAGGTCCTTTTATCCATTAAAACGAACTATTGAAGAAGGTGCTCAAGGTCCTGTGAAGTTGGCATTGCTGCCTAATGGTGGTCCTTCTGGTCTCTTCTTTACGGAGAAAGGATTGTCAACCTTTTAA
- the LOC119995643 gene encoding probable terpene synthase 6 encodes MADISLGKKRMRNYNYMHANAQPQSFRPSANYLPPFWGHSYFASLPSNDAEFESCTKQIEELKIRVKEMLTDSTSNPVEIVRLIHLLCRLGLSYHFESEIEDHLQQYFDHTMAKLVEINNYNLEKVALVFRVFRQYGYKVSCDVFNMYKENSTGEFKESLVNDVKGMLSLYEAAHLRMHGEAILDEALAYTTTFLLKLVANQSDDRLAKHIQYALVYPFHKSSERLAVRQYIDSYEEDESCNEMLLKFAKLDFNRLQLLHRKELTHVARWYKEIDFTSNFGYARERIAENHLWLLGTHFEPQYTKSRIFVNKVITLATVLDDIYDVYGSIEEVRLLTDAIQRWEIGAIDQLPDYMKMIYSTMLDIYHGFENELKNEARSHLVSYAKDAMKELVRGYHLEAEWFHRRCVPPFDEYMETGLITITFRALLAPSFLGIDSVGADAFEWLKNSKILRASQAIGRLMNDTATRKVEQKLGHSASSLQCYMNENGVSEEEAIKYIREEVIESAWKDINEEQMRPNIVVPRELLMLVVNLARVAHSFYNVNDVYTNTTYSKEHVKTTFVEPYPI; translated from the exons ATGGCTGATATTTCGCTAGGGAAGAAAAGAATgagaaattataattatatgcatg CAAACGCTCAGCCGCAGAGCTTCCGCCCGTCAGCAAATTATCTCCCACCTTTTTGGGGTCATAGTTATTTTGCATCACTTCCCTCAAACGACGCG GAATTTGAATCATGTACAAAGCAAATAGAAGAGTTGAAAATCCGAGTGAAAGAAATGCTAACAGACTCTACCAGCAATCCAGTGGAGATAGTCAGACTGATTCATTTGTTATGCCGTCTTGGTTTATCATATCACTTTGAGAGTGAGATTGAAGACCATCTCCAACAATATTTTGACCACACCATGGCGAAGCTTGTTGAGATAAATAACTACAACCTAGAGAAGGTTGCACTTGTATTCCGAGTATTTAGACAATATGGCTACAAAGTGTCTTGTG ATGTTTTCAACATGTACAAGGAAAATAGTACTGGTGAGTTCAAGGAGAGCCTAGTCAATGATGTCAAGGGCATGCTAAGCTTGTACGAGGCTGCCCATTTAAGGATGCATGGGGAGGCTATTTTAGATGAAGCTCTTGCTTACACAACTACTTTCCTCCTTAAGTTGGTCGCAAATCAAAGTGATGACCGCCTCGCCAAACATATACAATATGCCTTGGTGTATCCTTTTCACAAGAGCAGTGAAAGATTGGCTGTGAGGCAGTACATAGATTCTTATGAAGAGGATGAGTCTTGCAATGAGATGCTGCTCAAGTTTGCAAAACTGGATTTTAATCGACTACAGCTCTTGCATCGAAAAGAGCTGACCCATGTCGCAAG GTGGTACAAGGAAATTGATTTTACTTCAAATTTTGGTTATGCAAGAGaaagaattgcagaaaaccATTTGTGGCTTCTTGGAACTCACTTTGAGCCACAATACACAAAGTCACGAATATTTGTCAACAAAGTCATAACCCTCGCCACGGTGTTAGATGACATATATGATGTATATGGTTCAATTGAAGAAGTCAGATTATTGACAGATGCAATACAGAG GTGGGAAATTGGCGCAATTGATCAACTTCCAGACTATATGAAAATGATCTATAGCACTATGTTGGATATTTATCATGGATTTGAGAATGAGCTGAAAAACGAAGCAAGATCTCACTTAGTCTCTTATGCCAAGGATGCC ATGAAAGAATTGGTGAGAGGCTACCATCTCGAGGCTGAGTGGTTCCATAGACGCTGTGTTCCTCCATTTGACGAATATATGGAAACTGGATTAATCAcgatcacgtttcgtgcattgcTGGCACCTTCTTTTCTAGGAATCGACAGTGTAGGGGCAGATGCATTTGAATGGCTGAAAAATAGTAAGATTCTTAGAGCTTCACAAGCAATTGGTCGCCTCATGAACGACACAGCAACACGCAAG GTGGAGCAAAAGTTGGGACATTCTGCCTCCAGCTTACAGTGCTATATGAATGAAAATGGCGTCTCTGAGGAAGAAGCAATCAAATATATCAGGGAAGAAGTGATTGAGAGTGCGTGGAAGGATATAAATGAAGAACAGATGAGGCCAAATATCGTCGTCCCAAGGGAGCTTCTGATGCTTGTTGTTAACCTTGCACGCGTAGCACATTCGTTTTATAATGTTAACGACGTATACACAAACACAACATATTCAAAAGAACATGTCAAGACCACCTTCGTTGAGCCATATCCCATATGA
- the LOC119985295 gene encoding zinc finger-containing ubiquitin peptidase 1-like produces MDSMMSCPFCHLSFPQPELQWHANSHFNYEDEQFVSDLELAQQIALAPCSPTQTNDESEPTFQSHTSLAMAVDEKISCLISLQIKSPFYHIKEGLMSMLHTCLASEPDNSTITLLCGYVDHFQSVFSEDVGWGCGWRNIQMLSSHLLYQRQDARQVLFGGSGFIPDIPSLQRWLEIAWDRGFDVDGSHHFNHQIYGSKSWIGATECAALLRSFGLRARIVDFGPKELEPHFLSVPGSSLGPQMTITNARAKRKLLQVYGPMDRFLLRKHDDDPKLDHLWQHESRLSSKQLCDSTNNGCGPTLKNNISRKTKGGHQNLIEWVWNYFSDKIVTSGAQHRVVVTDKAPLYFQHEGHSRTIVGIQVRNQQNGMEQYNLLILDPAHRTEALERSLKDNIGWQKLIKRGVHTLKKLQYQLCYIDPGIAGEEDMEQLKTINSIFIEI; encoded by the coding sequence ATGGATTCGATGATGAGTTGCCCCTTTTGTCATTTAAGTTTTCCGCAGCCCGAGCTCCAATGGCATGCCAACAGTCACTTCAATTACGAAGATGAACAATTCGTGAGTGACCTGGAATTGGCCCAACAAATTGCTCTTGCCCCTTGCTCGCCAACACAAACTAATGATGAATCTGAGCCAACTTTTCAAAGCCATACATCCTTGGCCATGGCTGTGGACGAAAAGATTTCTTGCCTGATCAGCTTGCAGATTAAGAGTCCCTTTTACCACATAAAGGAAGGTTTGATGTCGATGTTGCACACCTGTTTGGCATCTGAGCCTGATAACTCCACAATCACTCTATTGTGCGGCTATGTTGATCATTTTCAAAGTGTTTTCTCGGAGGATGTTGGTTGGGGTTGTGGATGGCGCAACATCCAAATGCTTAGCTCTCACTTGCTTTACCAAAGACAGGATGCCAGGCAAGTACTGTTTGGTGGGTCAGGATTCATTCCTGATATCCCCTCCCTCCAGAGATGGCTTGAGATTGCTTGGGATAGGGGTTTTGATGTGGATGGCTCTCATCATTTCAACCACCAAATATATGGTTCAAAAAGTTGGATTGGAGCTACTGAATGTGCTGCTCTTCTTCGTTCATTTGGTCTTCGAGCCAGGATTGTGGATTTCGGTCCTAAGGAGTTGGAACCGCATTTTCTTTCTGTTCCTGGTTCAAGCCTGGGACCACAAATGACGATAACTAATGCTAGAGCCAAGAGAAAACTGCTTCAGGTTTATGGACCAATGGATAGATTTCTGCTGAGGAAGCATGATGATGATCCTAAACTAGATCATCTCTGGCAGCATGAGTCCAGGCTTTCCAGTAAGCAGCTATGTGACAGTACGAATAATGGATGTGGTCCTACCctgaaaaataatatttcaagAAAGACTAAGGGTGGTCATCAGAATCTCATTGAATGGGTCTGGAACTATTTTTCGGACAAAATTGTAACCAGTGGTGCACAGCATCGTGTTGTTGTCACTGACAAAGCGCCCTTGTATTTCCAACATGAAGGGCACTCAAGAACCATTGTTGGGATTCAAGTTAGAAATCAACAGAATGGCATGGAACAATATAATCTCTTGATATTGGACCCCGCGCATCGGACGGAAGCTCTGGAAAGATCTCTAAAAGACAACATTGGCTGGCAGAAACTTATAAAAAGAGGTGTCCACACACTGAAGAAGCTGCAGTACCAATTATGTTACATTGATCCGGGAATTGCTGGTGAGGAGGATATGGAGCAACTCAAGACTATCAATAGCATCTTTATTGAAATCTAG
- the LOC119995640 gene encoding uncharacterized protein LOC119995640, with translation MNPIDDSKDAVTIRGGKPQHRHNQTCGEKLLDKDLQRMERHPVDDKGGIERPPPKSGLGGKYTWEGPDDEVENELLPAPSAIDEGNPNYVDEETEERIVKGEKSDVVGLVIGEVEVDKVAQEKKGVGRVEIDPRFKVD, from the coding sequence ATGAACCCAATCGACGACTCGAAGGACGCGGTGACGATCCGGGGTGGTAAGCCACAACATCGACACAATCAAACATGTGGAGAAAAGCTCCTGGACAAGGACTTGCAACGAATGGAGCGACATCCTGTGGACGACAAGGGCGGAATCGAGAGGCCACCACCGAAGTCAGGCCTCGGTGGGAAGTACACCTGGGAAGGGCCCGATGATGAGGTGGAGAACGAGTTGTTGCCTGCGCCATCGGCGATTGATGAGGGGAACCCAAACTATGTGGACGAGGAAACGGAGGAGAGGATTGTGAAAGGAGAGAAGAGTGATGTGGTAGGGCTGGTTATTGGTGAGGTTGAGGTTGATAAGGTTGCCCAAGAGAAAAAGGGTGTGGGTAGGGTGGAGATTGATCCTCGCTTCAAGGTCGACTGA